A window of Sphingomonas astaxanthinifaciens DSM 22298 genomic DNA:
GCCGTCCGCCGCGCGGCGTGCTCACTTAGGCTCAGGCGCCTACCCCTCATCCCCCATCCGCAGCGCCGCAATGAACGCCTCCTGCGGGATGCTGACATTGCCATATTCCCGCATCCGCGCCTTGCCCTTCTTCTGCTTCTCCAAGAGCTTGCGCTTGCGCGTCGCGTCGCCGCCATAGCACTTGGCGGTCACGTCCTTGCGCAGTGCGCTGATCGTCTCGCGGGCGATGACCTTGCCGCCGATCGCGGCCTGGATCGGGATCTTGAACATGTGCCTCGGGATCAACTCCTTGAGGCGCTCGACCATCCCGCGGCCGCGCTGCTCGGCGGTGCCGCGGTGGACGATCATGCTCAGCGCATCGACCGGCTCCTCGTTGACGAGGATGCTCATCTTGACGAGGTCGCCCTCACGCGTCCCGATCTGGTGATAGTCGAAGCTCGCATAGCCCTTCGACATGCTCTTCAGGCGATCGTAGAAATCGAACACCACTTCGTTGAGCGGCAGCTCGTAGGTGAGCTGGGCGCGGCCGCCGACGTAGGTCAGGTTCTTCTGGATCCCCCTGCGGTCCTGGCAGAGCTTGAGGATCGGCCCCAGATATTCGTCGGGGACGTAGATGGTCGCCTCGATCCACGGCTCCTCGATGCTCTCGATCCGGTTGGGATCGGGCATGTCGGCCGGGTTGTGGAGATAGATGGTCTTGGCGTCCTCGTTCTTCGAATGCGTCAGGTGCATCGTGTAGACGACGCTCGGCGCGGTGGTGATGAGGTCGAGGTCATATTCCCGGCTCAGCCGCTCCTGGATGATCTCGAGGTGGAGGAGCCCGAGGAAGCCGCAGCGGAAGCCGAAGCCCAAAGCCGCGCTGCTCTCGGTCTCGAAGCTGAAGCTGGCGTCGTTGAGGCGGAGCTTGCTGATGCTTTCGCGCAGCTTCTCGAAGTCGGCGGCATCGACCGGGAAGAGGCCGCAGAAGACCACCGGCTGGACTTCCTTGAAGCCGGGGAGGGGGGCGTCGGCGCGGCGCTTGGCGTCGGTGATGGTGTCGCCGACGCGGGTCTGGGCGACTTCCTTGATCTGCGCGGTGATGATCCCGATTTCGCCCGGCCCCAGTTCGGGGAGCATCTCGAGCTTGGGACGCATGCAGCCGACGCGGTCGACGAGGTGGCGGGTGCCGGCCGCCATGAAGACGATTTCCTGCCCCTTGCGGATCGCGCCGTCGATCACGCGGATGAGGATGACGACGCCGAGATAGGGGTCGTACCAGCTGTCGACGAGCATCGCCTTGAGCGGCGCGTCACGGTCGCCCTTGGGCGGGGGGATGCGGGTGACGATGGCCTCGAGGACCTCGTCGATGCCGATCCCGCTCTTGGCGCTGGTGAGCACCGCGTCCGAGGCGTCGAGCCCGATCACTTCCTCGATCTCGGCCTTGACCTTGTCGGGCTCGGCGGCGGGGAGGTCGATCTTGTTGATGACCGGGACGATCTCGTGGTCGTGCTCGATCGACTGGTAGACGTTGGCCAGCGTCTGGGCCTCGACCCCCTGTGCGGCGTCGACCACGAGCAGCGCGCCCTCGCAGGCGGCGAGGCTGCGGCTGACCTCGTAGGCGAAGTCGACGTGGCCGGGCGTGTCCATCAGGTTGAGCGTGTAGCTCTCGCCGTCCTTGGCCTTGTATTCGAGGCGGACGGTCTGGGCCTTGATGGTGATCCCGCGCTCCTGCTCGATCTCCATGTTGTCGAGGACCTGGCCGTGGGTCATCTCGCGCTCGGTCAGGCCGCCCGTCTTGAGGATCAGCCGATCCGCCAGCGTCGACTTGCCATGGTCGATATGCGCGATGATGGAGAAATTGCGGATGTGGCTGAGGTCGGTCATGTCGCGCGCCCGCTAGCAGGCCGCGCGGCTGCTGTCAGCCGTCCCGAGGGTCCAGCCCTGCGCGAACGTCGGCCGGGCGACCTTCGCCAAGCGTTCCCGTCTTTCGTCGAAGCCGGGCCGCCGTTCGTCGACGCACCGCCGCAGGCGCGCGGGAAAGCCTTCAGGTCACCTCGCCATCCGTTTTTCCTTGGAGCTTCAGACTCATGCGCCATCCCGTCCGTCTGTCCCTGCTGCTCGGGAGCGCTTCGCTCGCCGCGCTCGCGCTTCCCTCGCTTGCCGCCGCGCAGTCGACCACGGCGCCGCTGCCCGCGCTGGTCAGCGAGGTCCGCATCCCGAACCAGATGTTCAAGCTCCAGAACGGCCTCACCGTCGTCGTCCACGAAGACCGCAAGGCGCCGGTCGTCGCTGTCAGCGTCTGGTACAATGTCGGCTCGAAGGACGAACCGCAGGGCAAGACCGGCTTCGCCCACCTGTTCGAGCATCTGATGTTCAACGGGTCGGAAAACCTTCCGGACGACTATTTCAAATACACCACCGAGATCGGCGCGACCGACCTCAACGGCACCACCAGCTTCGACCGCACCAACTATTTCCAGACGGTGCCCAAGGCGGCGCTCGAGCGGGCGCTGTTCATGGAATCGGACCGCATGGGATATCTGCTCGGCGCGGTCACCCAGCAGAAGCTCGATAACCAGCGCGGCGTCGTCCAGAACGAGAAGCGGCAGGGCGACAACCGTCCGGGCGGCCTGATCCAGTACGAGATCTTCGGCAACCTGTTCCCGGCCGGCCACCCCTATCACCACACCCCGATCGGCTCGATGGCCGACCTCGACGCCGCCAGCCTTGCCGACGTCCAGGCCTGGTTCCGCGACAATTACGGCCCGAACAATGCGGTGCTGGTGCTCGCCGGCGACATCAACGCCGCCGAGGCCCGCCCGCTGGTCCAGAAGTATTTCGGCGCGATCAAGCGTGGTCCGGTCAACGTCCCCGCGATGGCGGCGGTCCCGCCCGCGAACGGCAAGACCATCGTCATGAAGGACCGCGTGCCGGCAACCACGCTGACGCGCACCTGGGCGATCCCGGGCATGCTCGACAAGCAGACCCCGGCGCTCGAACTCGGCGGTTCGGTCCTTGGCGGCCTCGCCAGCTCGCGGCTCGACAATGCGCTGGTGCGCAACGAGAAGCTGGCGGTGTCGGTTTCGGCGAGCGCCTCGCCGCAGCACCGCGTCGGCCTCTTCTCGGTCCAGGCGACGGTCAAGCCCGGCGTCGATCCGGCGCAGGTCGAGAAGCGGCTCGACGAGCTGATGGCCGACTTCATCGCCAAGGGGCCGACCCGCGAGGAACTGAAGCGCGCCGCGACCCAGGAAGTCGCCGGCACGATCAAGGGTCTCGAGCAGGTCGGCGGCTTCGGCGGCAAGGCCGTGGCGCTGGCGCAGGGCCAGCTCTACGCGGGCGATTCCAACTGGTACAAGAAGCAGCTCGAGGAATATGCCCGGGTCACCCCGGCGCAGGTCCAGGCGGCGTTCCGCCAGTACCTCACCCGTCCGCCGCTCAAGATCCGGCTCGAGCCGGGTGAGCGACCGGCCTATCAGGAAGCCAAGGGCGGCACCGCGCCCAAGAATGTCGGCACCGTGCCGACCCCGACCAAGCGGGCGATCCCGCCGGTCGGCGAATTTGCGGCGCTCGACTTCCCGACGATCGAGCGGGCGACCCTCTCGAACGGCATCAAGGTGACCTACGCGCAGCGCAAGGCGGTGCCGGTGACCACGATGGCGCTGGCCTTCGACGCCGGCCAGGCAGCCGATGCGCCGAACCAGCGCGGCCTCCAGGGCATGACCCTCGGCCTGCTCGAAGAAGGTGCCGGCAACCTCACCAGCCAGCAGATCGCCGAGCGGCAGGAAGAGCTTGGGGCCGAGATCGGCACGGGCTCGAGCCTCGACCGCAGCACGGTCACCCTGTCGGCGCTGTCAGCCAACCTCGCCCCCAGCCTCGACCTCCTCGAGACGGTGGTCGAGCAGCCGGCCTTCGCCCCGGCCGAACTCGAGCGGGTGCGGACCCAGGCCCTGACCGGGATCGCCCAGCAGCAGCGCGACCCCAACGGCATCGTCACCCGCGTGGTCCCGTCGCTGATCTGGGGTGCCAACCACCCCTATGCGGTGGTCGGCTCGGGCGACGCCGCGGCGGTCAAGGGCTTCACCCGCGCCGACGTCGTCGGATTCCAGCAGAAGTGGCTGCGCCCCGACAACATGGAGATCTTCGTGGTCTCCAACCTGCCGCTGTCGCAGCTCACGCAGCAGCTCGAGCAGCGCTTCGGCAACTGGGCGGCGCCGGCCGGCATCGCCAAGGGCGTCAAGAACTTCACCGCCCCGCCGCCGCGTCCGGCCAGCCCGACGGTCTACCTCGTCAACGTTCCCAATGCCCCGCAGTCGGTGGTGGTGGCCGCGCAGGTGACCCCGCTCGATCCGCGTGGTGACGTGATCGCCACCCAGGCCGGTTCGGAAGTTCTCGGCGGCAACTTCCTGTCGCGCATCAACATGGACCTGCGCGAGGCCAAGGGCTGGTCGTACGGGGTTAACGGCAATTTCTCGCTCAACCGCAATGGCGTGCCCTACACCATCGCGGCCCCCGTCCAGGCCGATCGCACCGGCGATTCGCTGGTCGCGCTCAACGCCCAGGTCAGCGACATGCTGTCGGCCAAGGGCGTCACCGACGAGGAGCTGGCGCGGGTCATCAGCAACAACGTCAACACGCTGCCGGGTCGCTTCGAGACCTCGACCGCGGTGCTGAACGCGATGCTGTCGAACAGCCTGCTCGGCCGTCCCGACGATTACCAGAAGCAGCTTGCGGTCCGCTATCGCGCGCTGTCGAAGGCCGGCATCGACGGCTCGCTGCGCCAGGCGATCGATCCCAAGGGCTTCACCTGGGTGGTCGTCGGCGATGCGGCCAAGGTGAAGCCGCAGCTCGACAAGATCGGCTATCCGGTCCAGGTGATCGAGCCGAAGTAAGCTTTCTACCGACGCCAGAGGAAGGGCCCGGGGCAGCGATGCCTCGGGCCTTTTCGTGTCAGTCGCCGGCGAGCGTAAGAAGCTTGGGCGCGGTGTCGCTGGTGCGGAACAGCCCCGCGAAACTGGTGGCGCCGACGCGCGCGGTGCAGTCGAGCCGGCTGCGATCGACTGCGAACGGGGTGAGCAGGCACGAGCCCCTGGCCGGGCGGGTGTCGAACGTGCCGCCGCCGCGGGTGACGAGCGTGACCTGATCGACCTTGAGCCGGGTCTGGTCGCCGACCTGTTTGTCGACCCGGCCGCGGAAGCTGAGCAGGCGGCCGTCCCTGGTGGTGAAGACGAAGGAAACCGCGCCCGAGGCATAGACGAGATTGACGAGCTGCGGGCGGCACCCGCCCCTGCGCGCGCCGGGCATGGCGAGCCGGTCGCAGTCGCCTTTCATGAAGCGGAGCATGGCGCCGGGCGGGGGCGCGATCGGTGCCGCCGCGCCGGAAGCGGCGGACAGCGCCACGAGCGCGAACGGAAAGAGGCGGCGCACGAACGAAAGGCTCCTTGAGGCGGCGGCGATTGGCCGCTCGGCCAACGAGCGACGGGCGTTTGGTTTCCCGGCGGCTCAGGCGAGCCGGGTGACGTGACCCATCTTGCGGCCAGGACGGGGCGCCCCCTTGCCGTAGAGGTGGAGGTGGGCGGCCGGGTCGGCGACGAGTGCGGGCCAGCGCGCGACATCGTCGCCGATGAGATTGTCCATCGTGATCCGTGTCGCGCGGCGCTCGGGGTTGCCGAGGGGAAGGCCGCACACCGCGCGGACGTGCTGGGCGAATTGCGAGGTGACCGCGCCCTCGATCGTCCAGTGCCCGCTGTTGTGGACCCGCGGAGCGATCTCGTTGACCAGGGGGCCATCGGCGCAGGCGAAATATTCCACCGTCAGCACGCCGACATGGCCCAGCCGCTCGGCGATGGCGGCGGCCTGGGCGCGGGCGGCCGGGACCTGGCGCTCGATCAGGTCGCCGGCGGGAAGGACCGACTGGCGGAGGATCCCGTCGGCGTGGATGTTGCGGGTCGAATCGAAGAAGGCGACGGCGCCATCCAGGCCCCTTGCGAGCACGACCGAGAATTCGGCTTCGAACGAGATCGCCTGCTCGGCGACCAGCGGCTTGTGGCCGAGCGACGCGAGGACGTCGGCGGCATCGGCGGCGTCGCGGAGCCAGGCTTGCCCCTTGCCGTCATAGCCGTCGCGGCGGGTCTTGAGGACGAGCGGAAGGCCGAGCGCTTCGACCGCGGCGTCGAGGTCGGCGAGGCTGTCGACCGTGCGCCACGCCGCGGGCCGGCCGCCGGCGGCTTCGACGAAGGCCTTTTCGGCGGCGCGGTCCTGCGCGATCCGGAGGCTCTCGGTCCCGGGGCGGAGCTTGTGCGCGATGGTCGCGAGCGGGCCGACGGGGAGATTCTCGAACTCGTAGGTGACGATGTCGCAGGCGGCCGCGAAGGTTTCGAGCGCGGCGACGTCATCGAAGGAGGCACGAGTGAAGGCGGCGGCGACGTCGGCGGCGCAGGGGGCCTCGTGCGGGTCGAAGACGTGGCAGCGGATCCCGAGCGGCGCCGCGGCGAGGGCCACCATGCGGCCGAGCTGGCCGCCCCCGATGATCCCGATGGTTCCGCCCGGACCGATCACTCGGGGCTTTCGGCAACGTTGTCGGTCTGCGCCGCGCGCCACGCCTCCAGCCGGCCGGCGAGGGCGGGATCGCCGAGCGCGAGGATCGAGGCGGCGAGCAGGCCGGCATTGATCGCCCCGGCCTTGCCGATGGCGAGGGTGGCGACGGGCACGCCGCCCGGCATCTGGACGATGCTGAGCAGGCTATCGAGGCCCGACAGCGCCTTGCTTTCGACCGGCACGCCGAGGACGGGCAGGCTGGTCATCGAGGCGGCCATGCCGGGAAGATGCGCGGCGCCACCCGCGCCGGCGATGATCACCTTCAACCCGCGCTCCTTCGCGCCTGTCGCATAATCGTACAGTCGCTTCGGAGTGCGGTGCGCCGAGACGACCTTTGTTTCATGAGCGATGCCGAGTTCCGCGAGGATGAGCGAGGCATGCCGCATCGTCTCCCAGTCGGATTGGCTACCCATGATGATTCCGACGTCCATATGCACTCGTCGCCCCGCTGGAGAGGCCCTGCTGTCTAAAGGCAGCAGCAAGCGCTGTCACCCGCTCCCCAACGCTTCCATATTGGGTTATGA
This region includes:
- the lepA gene encoding translation elongation factor 4; protein product: MTDLSHIRNFSIIAHIDHGKSTLADRLILKTGGLTEREMTHGQVLDNMEIEQERGITIKAQTVRLEYKAKDGESYTLNLMDTPGHVDFAYEVSRSLAACEGALLVVDAAQGVEAQTLANVYQSIEHDHEIVPVINKIDLPAAEPDKVKAEIEEVIGLDASDAVLTSAKSGIGIDEVLEAIVTRIPPPKGDRDAPLKAMLVDSWYDPYLGVVILIRVIDGAIRKGQEIVFMAAGTRHLVDRVGCMRPKLEMLPELGPGEIGIITAQIKEVAQTRVGDTITDAKRRADAPLPGFKEVQPVVFCGLFPVDAADFEKLRESISKLRLNDASFSFETESSAALGFGFRCGFLGLLHLEIIQERLSREYDLDLITTAPSVVYTMHLTHSKNEDAKTIYLHNPADMPDPNRIESIEEPWIEATIYVPDEYLGPILKLCQDRRGIQKNLTYVGGRAQLTYELPLNEVVFDFYDRLKSMSKGYASFDYHQIGTREGDLVKMSILVNEEPVDALSMIVHRGTAEQRGRGMVERLKELIPRHMFKIPIQAAIGGKVIARETISALRKDVTAKCYGGDATRKRKLLEKQKKGKARMREYGNVSIPQEAFIAALRMGDEG
- a CDS encoding M16 family metallopeptidase encodes the protein MRHPVRLSLLLGSASLAALALPSLAAAQSTTAPLPALVSEVRIPNQMFKLQNGLTVVVHEDRKAPVVAVSVWYNVGSKDEPQGKTGFAHLFEHLMFNGSENLPDDYFKYTTEIGATDLNGTTSFDRTNYFQTVPKAALERALFMESDRMGYLLGAVTQQKLDNQRGVVQNEKRQGDNRPGGLIQYEIFGNLFPAGHPYHHTPIGSMADLDAASLADVQAWFRDNYGPNNAVLVLAGDINAAEARPLVQKYFGAIKRGPVNVPAMAAVPPANGKTIVMKDRVPATTLTRTWAIPGMLDKQTPALELGGSVLGGLASSRLDNALVRNEKLAVSVSASASPQHRVGLFSVQATVKPGVDPAQVEKRLDELMADFIAKGPTREELKRAATQEVAGTIKGLEQVGGFGGKAVALAQGQLYAGDSNWYKKQLEEYARVTPAQVQAAFRQYLTRPPLKIRLEPGERPAYQEAKGGTAPKNVGTVPTPTKRAIPPVGEFAALDFPTIERATLSNGIKVTYAQRKAVPVTTMALAFDAGQAADAPNQRGLQGMTLGLLEEGAGNLTSQQIAERQEELGAEIGTGSSLDRSTVTLSALSANLAPSLDLLETVVEQPAFAPAELERVRTQALTGIAQQQRDPNGIVTRVVPSLIWGANHPYAVVGSGDAAAVKGFTRADVVGFQQKWLRPDNMEIFVVSNLPLSQLTQQLEQRFGNWAAPAGIAKGVKNFTAPPPRPASPTVYLVNVPNAPQSVVVAAQVTPLDPRGDVIATQAGSEVLGGNFLSRINMDLREAKGWSYGVNGNFSLNRNGVPYTIAAPVQADRTGDSLVALNAQVSDMLSAKGVTDEELARVISNNVNTLPGRFETSTAVLNAMLSNSLLGRPDDYQKQLAVRYRALSKAGIDGSLRQAIDPKGFTWVVVGDAAKVKPQLDKIGYPVQVIEPK
- a CDS encoding 5-(carboxyamino)imidazole ribonucleotide synthase; this translates as MIGPGGTIGIIGGGQLGRMVALAAAPLGIRCHVFDPHEAPCAADVAAAFTRASFDDVAALETFAAACDIVTYEFENLPVGPLATIAHKLRPGTESLRIAQDRAAEKAFVEAAGGRPAAWRTVDSLADLDAAVEALGLPLVLKTRRDGYDGKGQAWLRDAADAADVLASLGHKPLVAEQAISFEAEFSVVLARGLDGAVAFFDSTRNIHADGILRQSVLPAGDLIERQVPAARAQAAAIAERLGHVGVLTVEYFACADGPLVNEIAPRVHNSGHWTIEGAVTSQFAQHVRAVCGLPLGNPERRATRITMDNLIGDDVARWPALVADPAAHLHLYGKGAPRPGRKMGHVTRLA
- the purE gene encoding 5-(carboxyamino)imidazole ribonucleotide mutase; its protein translation is MGSQSDWETMRHASLILAELGIAHETKVVSAHRTPKRLYDYATGAKERGLKVIIAGAGGAAHLPGMAASMTSLPVLGVPVESKALSGLDSLLSIVQMPGGVPVATLAIGKAGAINAGLLAASILALGDPALAGRLEAWRAAQTDNVAESPE